A window of the Emys orbicularis isolate rEmyOrb1 chromosome 1, rEmyOrb1.hap1, whole genome shotgun sequence genome harbors these coding sequences:
- the LOC135873946 gene encoding olfactory receptor 52R1-like translates to MSDSNTTEFTNPSTFILMGIPGLEAAHIWISIPFCTMYIIVILGNFIILFIVKREPSLHEPMYYFLCMLAVTDLVLSTSTIPKILAIFWFNSREIDFSVCLAQLYLIHCFSAIESGIFVAMAVDRYVAICHPLRHSTILTNRMVVKIGLAVVLRGSMLALPYPFLARHWPYCRTNIIPHTHCEHMYVVKLACADIRISSYYGLFVLFCRIGLDVFFIVVSYTQILRAIFSLPTKDARLKTFGTCSSHLCVILAFYIPTLFSSLTSRFGHNLPLHFHVFIGNVYLLVPPMLNPIIYGVRTKQIRDRLLQLLTHKGTKVFCWCFRSEIKLHADLAGHMVLGPLP, encoded by the coding sequence atgtcagattccaacacaaccgaattcaccaacccctccaccttcatcctgatgggcattcctggcctggaggcagcccacatctggatctccatccccttctgcaccatgtacaTCATAGTCATCTTGGGGAACTTTATTATCCTCTTCATCGTGAAGAGGGAGCcgagcctccatgagcccatgtactatttcctctgcatgctggctgtCACAGACCTGGTCCTGTCCACATCCACCATACCCAAAATTCTGGcaatcttctggttcaattccagggagatcgatTTCAGTGTCTGCCTCGCCCAGCTGTACCTCATTCACTGCTTCTCAGCGATCGAGTCTGGAATCTTCGTGGCCATGGCTGTGGATCGGTACGTGGCCATCTgccatcccctgagacattccaccatcctgacaaaccGCATGGTGGTCAAGATTGGCCTGGCCGTGGTGCTGCGTGGCAGCATGCTAGCACTACCCTATCCCTTCCTGGCGAGGCattggccatattgcagaaccaacatcatcccccatACGCACTGTGAGCACATGTATGTGGTAAAGCTGGCCTGTGCCGACATCCGCATCAGTAGTTACTATGGCCTATTTGTGCTATTCTGTAGGATTGGACTGGATGTGTTTTTTATTGTTGTGTCCTatacccagatcctcagggccatcttcagcctccccacaaaggacgcccggctcaagacttttgggacctgcagctcccacctctgtgtcattttagccttttacatcccaactctcttctcttccctcacATCCCGATTTGGGCACAATTTACCCCTTCATTTCCACGTTTTTATTGGCAACGTGTACCTTCTTGTGCCccccatgctaaaccccatcatctacggggtgaggaccaaacagatccgggacaggctgctccagctcttaACTCATAAAGGGACTAAAGTTTTCTGCTGGTGCTTTAGGTCTGAGATCAAGCTCCATGCAGacctggctggtcacatggtgctgggccctcttccctga